The following are from one region of the Mangifera indica cultivar Alphonso chromosome 14, CATAS_Mindica_2.1, whole genome shotgun sequence genome:
- the LOC123196571 gene encoding uncharacterized protein LOC123196571, translated as MSVLQCPDSINGQELQIWNNAAFDNGESEDSVAIKGSWSDLQSVYVNESLESDCSKENLDPGLAKSPVVSSLKSSVLFKPLQMNTSIKNSQPKPVKSVSKMMGSKNGCEEEEEEKRDERKIDMEIEEIEKEISRLTSRLHVLRLEKIELKSKATEKRGRIVPAKFMEQKQSFTNLETMKKSDENLLSSAKSKFNRRGVSLGPAEIFSTAKSRQSLGKPDIITPVQSMQSRRKSCFWKLQEIDELKVTKERGKSSSLSPKSRKTAASKIHPPKQAMTTIGSKKYVKRDDGVLSLIQPKKLFRDGEKSATSKKPLKPGRIVASRYNKITNGDRKRSLENDKESNTCDKRRVSREHVVDLGSKSETRAKKKWEIPTEVVVYKGSSPPSISKLGDELPKIKTVQCVDQSPRDSGAAKRVAELAGRKSYFFGADEEVTEEATVCQALSFDEDSFGEF; from the coding sequence ATGAGTGTTCTTCAATGCCCGGACTCTATTAATGGACAAGAGCTTCAGATATGGAACAATGCGGCCTTTGACAATGGTGAATCTGAAGACTCTGTAGCAATTAAAGGTTCGTGGTCTGATTTGCAATCGGTTTACGTAAATGAGTCCCTTGAATCAGATTGCAGCAAAGAGAATTTGGATCCTGGCTTGGCGAAATCTCCTGTTGTTTCTTCTCTGAAATCTTCTGTGCTCTTTAAGCCTCTTCAAATGAATACTTCCATCAAGAACTCGCAACCAAAGCCAGTGAAGAGCGTTTCTAAAATGATGGGATCAAAGAATGGatgtgaagaagaagaggaggaaaaGCGCGATGAGAGAAAGATTGATATGGAAATTGAGGAGATTGAAAAGGAGATCAGCCGCTTAACATCAAGACTCCACGTTCTTCGTCTTGAAAAGATCGAGTTGAAATCGAAGGCTACAGAAAAGCGTGGAAGAATAGTGCCGGCAAAATTCATGGAGCAGAAACAGAGTTTCACTAATCTAGAGACCATGAAAAAGAGTGACGAAAACTTACTTTCAAGCGCTAAATCAAAGTTTAATCGAAGAGGAGTCAGTTTAGGGCCGGCTGAGATTTTCTCTACTGCCAAATCAAGACAATCTTTGGGCAAGCCAGACATTATCACTCCTGTTCAATCAATGCAAAGTCGCCGCAAATCTTGTTTCTGGAAATTGCAAGAAATTGATGAATTGAAGGTGACAAAAGAGAGAGGAAAGAGCTCGAGTCTTAGCCCAAAATCGCGTAAAACGGCAGCGTCCAAAATTCATCCTCCAAAACAAGCTATGACAACCATAGGATCTAAAAAGTATGTGAAGAGAGACGATGGTGTGCTTTCACTTATTCAGCCTAAGAAGCTTTTCAGAGATGGTGAAAAATCAGCTACAAGTAAGAAGCCTTTGAAACCTGGAAGAATAGTTGCTAGCCGCTATAATAAGATTACAAATGGTGATCGTAAAAGGTCTTTAGAGAATGACAAAGAGAGTAACACGTGTGATAAGCGGCGCGTTTCGCGTGAGCATGTGGTTGATTTGGGCTCAAAATCTGAGACTAGAGCAAAGAAGAAATGGGAAATTCCGACTGAGGTGGTGGTTTACAAGGGATCATCTCCTCCGTCCATTTCGAAATTGGGAGATGAATTACCGAAGATCAAGACCGTTCAATGTGTTGACCAGAGTCCAAGGGATTCTGGGGCAGCCAAAAGAGTGGCTGAATTGGCTGGGAGGAAATCTTACTTCTTTGGTGCTGATGAGGAAGTGACAGAGGAGGCTACTGTTTGTCAGGCTTTGAGTTTTGATGAAGATAGCTTTGGGGAATTTTAA
- the LOC123196315 gene encoding pentatricopeptide repeat-containing protein At1g11900 isoform X2 codes for MLIASRCCKHILQFKPKINLWAAIDSNSASILRTFRDVGQLRYKNNCMTYIPVGFPLISPFFWSVSRFIGNYKSFVTRASADEDEVTEEALNQILATIENDPKSARDICAAYIDKLCRAGNPYAAFRLLQSLRDKNMFFSNGCERLLVAAAERNDIELSTQVFMDLLRSCRSLSSACYFYFARAFSKTDDSIQLVKFVEEVSELTFSEGTIVMNKIIHAFAECRQIEKALLIFDQIKVLKYKPDLITYNIVLDILGRVGRVNEMLHMFASIKEAGILPDFISYNTLLKNLRKVGRLDLCLAYFREMGESGIRPDLLTYTALIDAFGRSANIEESLRLFNDMKQRQIRPSVYIYRSLIDSLKKMGKVDLAMTLLEEMNSSQTVLAGPKDFKRKAR; via the exons ATGTTAATTGCTTCAAGATGCTGTAAGCACATCTTGCAATTCAAACCCAAGATAAATTTATGGGCCGCCATTGATTCTAACTCCGCTTCAATACTCCGCACTTTTCGAGATGTCGGACAACTTCGCTATAAAAAT AATTGTATGACATACATACCAGTTGGGTTCCCTTTGATTTCGCCATTTTTTTGGAGTGTAAGTAGATTTATTGGCAACTACAAGTCATTTGTCACCCGGGCCTCTGCAGATGAAGATGAGGTAACAGAGGAAGCCTTGAATCAAATTCTTGCAACTATTGAAAATGATCCAAAGTCTGCAAGGGATATTTGTGCAGCGTACATTGATAAGCTATGCAGAGCTGGAAATCCTTATGCAGCTTTTAGATTATTGCAATCCTTGCGAGACAAAAACATGTTCTTTTCGAATGGTTGTGAACGCCTTCTTGTTGCTGCAGCTGAGAGAAATGATATTGAACTGTCGACTCAGGTTTTCATGGATTTATTGAGGTCATGTAGATCCTTGAGTTCAgcttgttatttttattttgctaggGCTTTTTCAAAGACGGATGATTCTATTCAGCTGGTGAAATTTGTTGAAGAAGTATCAGAGCTGACCTTTTCTGAAGGTACGATAGTTATGAACAAAATCATCCATGCCTTTGCTGAATGCAGACAGATAGAAAAGGCACTCTTGATATTTGATCAGATTAAAGTTCTGAAATATAAGCCAGATTTGATCACATATAATATAGTTTTGGATATCTTGGGTCGTGTTGGCCGTGTGAATGAAATGCTTCATATGTTTGCATCAATTAAGGAAGCTGGCATTCTTccagattttatttcttataatacattgttgaaaaatttgagaaaggtTGGACGATTGGATTTATGCTTAGCCTATTTTAGGGAGATGGGTGAGAGTGGTATTAGACCAGATTTGCTTACATATACTGCATTGATTGATGCCTTTGGTCGATCAGCTAACATTGAGGAATCATTGAGACTGTTCAATGATATGAAGCAACGGCAGATCCGTCCATCAGTATATATATACAGATCCCTAATCGATAGTTTGAAGAAGATGGGGAAAGTTGATCTGGCAATGACTCTTTTAGAGGAGATGAACTCATCTCAAACCGTTTTGGCAGGTCCAAAGGATTTCAAACGAAAAGCCAGGTGA
- the LOC123196315 gene encoding pentatricopeptide repeat-containing protein At1g11900 isoform X1 yields the protein MLIASRCCKHILQFKPKINLWAAIDSNSASILRTFRDVGQLRYKNNCMTYIPVGFPLISPFFWSVSRFIGNYKSFVTRASADEDEVTEEALNQILATIENDPKSARDICAAYIDKLCRAGNPYAAFRLLQSLRDKNMFFSNGCERLLVAAAERNDIELSTQVFMDLLRSCRSLSSACYFYFARAFSKTDDSIQLVKFVEEVSELTFSEGTIVMNKIIHAFAECRQIEKALLIFDQIKVLKYKPDLITYNIVLDILGRVGRVNEMLHMFASIKEAGILPDFISYNTLLKNLRKVGRLDLCLAYFREMGESGIRPDLLTYTALIDAFGRSANIEESLRLFNDMKQRQIRPSVYIYRSLIDSLKKMGKVDLAMTLLEEMNSSQTVLAGPKDFKRKARYHEKCMMSMWVDNTCIPLCI from the exons ATGTTAATTGCTTCAAGATGCTGTAAGCACATCTTGCAATTCAAACCCAAGATAAATTTATGGGCCGCCATTGATTCTAACTCCGCTTCAATACTCCGCACTTTTCGAGATGTCGGACAACTTCGCTATAAAAAT AATTGTATGACATACATACCAGTTGGGTTCCCTTTGATTTCGCCATTTTTTTGGAGTGTAAGTAGATTTATTGGCAACTACAAGTCATTTGTCACCCGGGCCTCTGCAGATGAAGATGAGGTAACAGAGGAAGCCTTGAATCAAATTCTTGCAACTATTGAAAATGATCCAAAGTCTGCAAGGGATATTTGTGCAGCGTACATTGATAAGCTATGCAGAGCTGGAAATCCTTATGCAGCTTTTAGATTATTGCAATCCTTGCGAGACAAAAACATGTTCTTTTCGAATGGTTGTGAACGCCTTCTTGTTGCTGCAGCTGAGAGAAATGATATTGAACTGTCGACTCAGGTTTTCATGGATTTATTGAGGTCATGTAGATCCTTGAGTTCAgcttgttatttttattttgctaggGCTTTTTCAAAGACGGATGATTCTATTCAGCTGGTGAAATTTGTTGAAGAAGTATCAGAGCTGACCTTTTCTGAAGGTACGATAGTTATGAACAAAATCATCCATGCCTTTGCTGAATGCAGACAGATAGAAAAGGCACTCTTGATATTTGATCAGATTAAAGTTCTGAAATATAAGCCAGATTTGATCACATATAATATAGTTTTGGATATCTTGGGTCGTGTTGGCCGTGTGAATGAAATGCTTCATATGTTTGCATCAATTAAGGAAGCTGGCATTCTTccagattttatttcttataatacattgttgaaaaatttgagaaaggtTGGACGATTGGATTTATGCTTAGCCTATTTTAGGGAGATGGGTGAGAGTGGTATTAGACCAGATTTGCTTACATATACTGCATTGATTGATGCCTTTGGTCGATCAGCTAACATTGAGGAATCATTGAGACTGTTCAATGATATGAAGCAACGGCAGATCCGTCCATCAGTATATATATACAGATCCCTAATCGATAGTTTGAAGAAGATGGGGAAAGTTGATCTGGCAATGACTCTTTTAGAGGAGATGAACTCATCTCAAACCGTTTTGGCAGGTCCAAAGGATTTCAAACGAAAAGCCAG GTACCACGAAAAATGTATGATGAGCATGTGGGTTGACAATACATGTATTCCACTGTGCATATGA
- the LOC123196315 gene encoding pentatricopeptide repeat-containing protein At1g11900 isoform X3 has protein sequence MTYIPVGFPLISPFFWSVSRFIGNYKSFVTRASADEDEVTEEALNQILATIENDPKSARDICAAYIDKLCRAGNPYAAFRLLQSLRDKNMFFSNGCERLLVAAAERNDIELSTQVFMDLLRSCRSLSSACYFYFARAFSKTDDSIQLVKFVEEVSELTFSEGTIVMNKIIHAFAECRQIEKALLIFDQIKVLKYKPDLITYNIVLDILGRVGRVNEMLHMFASIKEAGILPDFISYNTLLKNLRKVGRLDLCLAYFREMGESGIRPDLLTYTALIDAFGRSANIEESLRLFNDMKQRQIRPSVYIYRSLIDSLKKMGKVDLAMTLLEEMNSSQTVLAGPKDFKRKARYHEKCMMSMWVDNTCIPLCI, from the exons ATGACATACATACCAGTTGGGTTCCCTTTGATTTCGCCATTTTTTTGGAGTGTAAGTAGATTTATTGGCAACTACAAGTCATTTGTCACCCGGGCCTCTGCAGATGAAGATGAGGTAACAGAGGAAGCCTTGAATCAAATTCTTGCAACTATTGAAAATGATCCAAAGTCTGCAAGGGATATTTGTGCAGCGTACATTGATAAGCTATGCAGAGCTGGAAATCCTTATGCAGCTTTTAGATTATTGCAATCCTTGCGAGACAAAAACATGTTCTTTTCGAATGGTTGTGAACGCCTTCTTGTTGCTGCAGCTGAGAGAAATGATATTGAACTGTCGACTCAGGTTTTCATGGATTTATTGAGGTCATGTAGATCCTTGAGTTCAgcttgttatttttattttgctaggGCTTTTTCAAAGACGGATGATTCTATTCAGCTGGTGAAATTTGTTGAAGAAGTATCAGAGCTGACCTTTTCTGAAGGTACGATAGTTATGAACAAAATCATCCATGCCTTTGCTGAATGCAGACAGATAGAAAAGGCACTCTTGATATTTGATCAGATTAAAGTTCTGAAATATAAGCCAGATTTGATCACATATAATATAGTTTTGGATATCTTGGGTCGTGTTGGCCGTGTGAATGAAATGCTTCATATGTTTGCATCAATTAAGGAAGCTGGCATTCTTccagattttatttcttataatacattgttgaaaaatttgagaaaggtTGGACGATTGGATTTATGCTTAGCCTATTTTAGGGAGATGGGTGAGAGTGGTATTAGACCAGATTTGCTTACATATACTGCATTGATTGATGCCTTTGGTCGATCAGCTAACATTGAGGAATCATTGAGACTGTTCAATGATATGAAGCAACGGCAGATCCGTCCATCAGTATATATATACAGATCCCTAATCGATAGTTTGAAGAAGATGGGGAAAGTTGATCTGGCAATGACTCTTTTAGAGGAGATGAACTCATCTCAAACCGTTTTGGCAGGTCCAAAGGATTTCAAACGAAAAGCCAG GTACCACGAAAAATGTATGATGAGCATGTGGGTTGACAATACATGTATTCCACTGTGCATATGA
- the LOC123196314 gene encoding external alternative NAD(P)H-ubiquinone oxidoreductase B1, mitochondrial-like → MTFFSSFFQKASTAFNGYPTYSKLLVVCTLSSGGLLAYSESQSDVSTHTLEGDQNKSKKKRVVVLGTGWAGTSFLRDLDVSSYDVQVVSPRNYFAFTPLLPSVTCGTVEARSIAEPIRNIIKKRNGEIQFWEAECTKIDPSKKVVSCKSNIKKNLVGNSEFSLEYDYLVISVGAQVNTFGTPGVMENCHFLKELEDALKIRRTVSDCFEKAVLPGLSEEERKINLHFVIVGGGPTGVEFAAELHDYIQEDLVKLYPSVKDLVKISIIQSGDHILNSYDQRISSFAETKFQRDGIEVLTGCRVISVSDKEITVKIKSTGEVCSIPHGLVLWSTGVGTRPVIRDFMEQIGQTDRRALATNEWLRVKGCENVYALGDCATIDQRKIMEDVATIFEVADKDKSGTLTVQEFQDVLDDVLIRYPQLEIYLKNKHLRGVADLLKDAEGNERAEVDIEGFKLALSNADSQMKSLPATAQVAAQQGTYLSRCFNRMEQCADHPEGPQRFRGSGRHKFLPFRYKHFGQFAPLGGEQAAAELPGDWVSMGHSTQWLWYSVYASKQVSWRTRVLVVSDWTRRFIFGRDSSRI, encoded by the exons TAGTGGAGGTCTTTTGGCATACTCAGAATCACAATCAGATGTTAGCACTCACACTCTTGAAGGTGATCAAAACAAGTCTAAGAAGAAGAGAGTGGTGGTACTTGGAACAGGATGGGCTGGTACAAGTTTCCTTAGAGATCTTGATGTTTCATCATACGATGTTCAGGTTGTTTCACCTAGGAATTATTTTGCATTCACTCCTTTGTTACCAAGTGTAACTTGTGGAACAGTAGAAGCACGGAGCATTGCAGAGCCAATCCGAAACATTATAAAGAAG AGGAATGGAGAAATTCAATTTTGGGAGGCAGAATGTACTAAAATTGATCCATCAAAGAAAGTGGTTTCCTGTAAGTCAAACATTAAGAAGAACTTGGTGGGAAATTCAGAGTTCTCTCTGGAATATGACTACTTAGTCATTTCAGTAGGAGCTCAAGTGAATACTTTTGGCACCCCTGGTGTAATGGAGAACTGCCATTTTTTGAAG GAATTAGAGGATGCTCTGAAGATCCGCAGGACTGTGAGTGATTGTTTTGAAAAGGCTGTCCTTCCGGGGCtaagtgaagaagaaagaaaaataaaccttcattttgtaattgttggaGGCGGTCCCACTGGTGTGGAGTTTGCTGCAGAGTTGCATGACTATATCCAAGAAGATTTGGTCAAGTTATATCCTTCTGTTAAAGATCTTGTGAAGATAAGTATAATACAATCTGGAGATCATATCTTGAACTC ATATGATCAAAGAATTAGTTCATTTGCTGAAACTAAGTTTCAGAGGGATGGCATTGAGGTTCTAACAGGATGTCGAGTTATTAGTGTTTCTGATAAGGAAATTACTGTGAAAATTAAGTCCACGGGAGAAGTTTGCTCAATACCCCATGGACTGGTTTTGTGGTCAACTGGTGTTGGGACTCGTCCAGTTATTAGGGACTTTATGGAGCAAATTGGGCAG ACTGATAGGCGTGCTCTGGCAACAAATGAATGGCTGCGAGTAAAGGGCTGTGAAAATGTATATGCCCTTGGTGATTGTGCTACAATAGATCAACGCAAAATCATG GAAGATGTTGCAACCATATTTGAGGTTGCAGACAAGGACAAGTCGGGTACTTTAACAGTTCAAGAATTTCAAGATGTACTTGATGACGTCCTGATAAGGTACCCCCAACTAGAAATCTACCTAAAGAACAAGCATCTGAGGGGTGTGGCTGATCTGTTAAAAGATGCTGAGGGGAATGAAAGAGCAGAAGTGGACATTGAAGGGTTTAAATTAGCTCTATCTAATGCGGATTCACAGATGAAGAGTCTGCCTGCAACTGCACAG GTTGCTGCTCAACAAGGAACATATCTTTCTAGGTGCTTCAACCGCATGGAGCAGTGTGCAGATCATCCAGAAGGTCCTCAACGGTTTAGAGGTTCTGGGCGTCATAAATTCCTTCCATTTCG gtacaagcaTTTCGGCCAATTTGCTCCATTGGGAGGAGAGCAGGCCGCTGCAGAATTACCTGGAGACTGGGTTTCCATGGGCCACAGCACTCAGTGGCTCTGGTATTCTGTTTACGCAAG CAAGCAAGTCAGCTGGCGTACAAGGGTTTTAGTGGTATCCGATTGGACCAGAAGATTCATTTTCGGAAGAGATTCAAGCCGAATCTGA